The following proteins come from a genomic window of Bacteroidales bacterium:
- a CDS encoding PHP domain-containing protein, with the protein MNLYKADLHIHTVLSPCAGLEMSPKNIVKEALDKGLKIIGITDHNSTHHCKLVKQLAQPLGITLFMGVEITTKEEIHCLAYFETDNQLDKMQEYLDFHLPNIPNDPSVFGYQVVVDENEQILWQEERLLITAIDQSVEQVERHVHSLGGIFIPAHIDKNRYSLISQLGFIPKNLVPDAFEISKHSTTAEMFSYLKGFEDLFIIRNSDAHSLEEIGEIFTMLTMEQPEFEDFRLALKTSKTVNPVSK; encoded by the coding sequence ATGAACCTTTACAAGGCTGATCTGCATATTCATACGGTTCTTTCTCCTTGCGCTGGCCTGGAGATGAGCCCTAAGAATATTGTAAAAGAGGCACTTGATAAAGGGCTTAAAATAATTGGAATCACCGATCATAACAGTACGCATCATTGTAAACTCGTCAAACAACTTGCACAACCATTAGGCATTACTCTTTTCATGGGGGTTGAAATCACCACTAAAGAAGAAATTCACTGCCTGGCCTACTTTGAAACAGATAATCAACTGGATAAAATGCAGGAATACCTTGATTTTCATCTTCCCAATATCCCTAATGATCCATCTGTCTTTGGATACCAGGTCGTGGTGGATGAAAACGAACAGATACTCTGGCAGGAAGAACGCCTTTTAATTACAGCCATTGATCAATCGGTTGAACAGGTTGAAAGGCACGTTCATTCACTTGGAGGCATTTTTATACCGGCTCACATCGACAAAAACCGCTACAGTCTCATCAGTCAGTTAGGTTTCATACCAAAAAACCTTGTCCCAGATGCTTTTGAAATCTCAAAACACAGTACAACCGCAGAAATGTTCTCTTATTTGAAAGGATTTGAAGACCTATTCATCATAAGAAATTCAGATGCTCATTCATTGGAAGAAATTGGAGAAATATTTACAATGTTAACCATGGAACAACCTGAATTTGAGGACTTCAGGTTGG
- a CDS encoding serine kinase gives MKVEDIAKELNLTIFGGIAGLSGEANGGYTSDLLSDVMGFAASQQVWITLQTHKNVLAVASLKDLAAIILVKGFEPDEDMLTQANEEGIPVLGTYDSAFIISGKLYNLLTK, from the coding sequence ATGAAAGTAGAAGATATAGCAAAAGAATTGAATCTCACCATTTTTGGAGGGATTGCCGGCTTATCCGGTGAAGCTAACGGAGGTTATACCAGTGACTTACTCAGTGATGTTATGGGTTTTGCTGCCAGTCAGCAGGTTTGGATTACCCTTCAAACACATAAGAATGTACTTGCTGTGGCCTCTCTGAAAGACCTTGCAGCCATTATCCTGGTCAAAGGATTTGAGCCGGACGAAGACATGCTTACCCAGGCGAATGAAGAAGGAATACCGGTTCTTGGAACATATGATTCTGCCTTTATTATATCAGGAAAACTTTATAACTTGCTAACCAAATAA